AGCTGTAGCTGCCACTTCACTTCTGTAATTTAATCTCATTGAGGTGCATTAAGTCAAATAATTACCTTAATGAAGACTCTaatgggagaagggaggaaaataataGAGATGCTTTGAAGAAACGAAGCTGCgaagttgctttgtttttaacctgGCACTGATTTAGCTCGCCCTCCTCTGGCTCTTGCCCTTACAGAGGTATCCAATCTGCCTGTCTTTCAAAAGTAACGTTTCAGATGCTGCCCCAGTGATGGATTTTTGAATCTTGGATACAGTACCATAGTTTCTGAGTTTGAAACAACCCAATGTGTAAAACCAGCTCTCGGTTCAGGCAAGTCCAGCCCTCCAAGTACTGCTACTTCCCTGTTCCCTGCAGAGCACTGACTCAAATGTCAAGTTTCTGTCTACCACTTTTGAAGTCCTCCAGGATGTTGGTCTAAATTAGAAtcaaagaatcatagaatcatttaggttggaaaagacctttaagatcatcgagtccaactgtaaacctaacactgccaagtccaccactaaaccatgtccttaagtgccacatctacaccttttaaatacctccagggatggtgactccaccacttccctgtgcagcctgttccaatgcttgataaccctttcagaaGGGGttagtgaagaaatttttcctaatatcctatctaaacctcccctggtgcaacttgaggctatttcttctcattctatcacttgttacttgggaaaagagatcGACACCCAGATTGGCTGGTCTCATCCTCTTCTGAGGTCCttcagctattttatttatcttttattttgaagagcCATTGTGAAGTGATTTCATAAAGTCCTCATGTGCTGATTTCCACCACCACCCGTGCCCAGGATGTGCATCTCATGGCCATATTGGTCttgaatttatttcagtgggcTGAAATGACACTTTCTTAGGTGAATAAACTGTCTTCTAAAGGCTAATATTTATCCAGTCTACCTGGGTTTCTGTGCAtgaaacctgaaagaaaaacgccctgaaaattaaattaatcaacTCAAATGAGtttcctttcttgctgcctGAAGGGGtaactggagaaagaaaggaagcatgTACTTCTTCTAGCATGGATGTGGTGGGGTAGGTAAATGagctcttcccccaccccaacGCCCACATATCTCCCAGTTAGTCTTGCTTAATGCTGTGGATATCCTCCAAGTCATATGAGCTACCTCCCACCATTCTGGGAACAGCTGACTCCAGACcttctagattaaaaaaaaaaagaaaaaaaaaagggaagtaaaTTTAGCCcatttttctcaaattaatgcaaaatgtgacatttcacctttttttttttttggcaaatatttttccccagacTCCAAACACTTCTCTGACTCTGGAAAATTAAATGCGTGATCCCATTGCAGAAGCCTGTGCCCAGCCACTGCCACAGGTCTTAGGCATCCCCTGTATTTCCAAAAGTACCCTTAGTTTCTCACACAGTTTTGCTCCTCCTTGTGCTTCCTGGACAGCTTCTTGTAGAGGTAAAGTGCTcgcttctcctcccagctctcaAAGAAGGAGCCTGCGATTTTTCTGCACAGGCGGTGTGCATAGGTTTCCAGGAATACAGTGGCGTAGAGGATGCAGAAGAGCAGCCCCACAACGAGCAGCACAGAGGGGTTGGGAGGCATTGGGGGGCTGATCCTGCAGTGGGCAGAGCTGAAGGTCAGATAATGGTGGTAGCTTCTTTCAAAGTCCTGAAGTGGTAGTTCTTCATAAGGACGCTGtaaaagtttcaaaagaaaggGCAGGAACCCTATTTTAGCCTGAAATAAAGAGAGTTAAAAGTTAAATGGGgtatgaacaaacaaaaatcaactcGTTACTACAAAAACATCAGCCTGGGGGTGTGTAATCACCATTACAGCTTGTTTGGGTGCATTAAGAGAAGGACACTGAAGTGCATATACACTTCAGGCTGAGCGAGAATAACAGCATGATGTGTAGGCACTGAGTACTTCGCACGGTGAGACCCAGTCCTGTCATCTTTAGCTGCTGTTATAGAGATCATAACAGGTATTCGCTGTGTGAGATTTACAGTGAAAGACATAACCCAGACAGCAGTATTAGTGGTTGCATATTTCAATattagagggttttttaaagCCCTGATACTGTATATTCATCATAAGCAGGTATCTTTGCTAAGGAActctggggctggggagggaggcaggctgcACGGTAGAAGAGGAAAGCTAAAAAACTAAACCAGAACTAGTTCAGATAAAGGATACTAAAATAGAAACTGGGGAGGTTTGTGAAAAGGATTGCACAGGGTGACAACAAAGCCAGTGAGCAGGGCTTTCTCCTTAAAGAACTGCCAGTGCAATAAGACGAAGAGACATCCTGACAGCCGAGACGTGTATTCAtctgcttcccccttccttttgtGCTTGCACCCACACTGTGGCGGGGGGACAGTGCCACACGGATGCCTGTTCGTTCACCCTGCCTAGGGAAGGGACCTGGAGGTATGGGGATGTCTGACTGCCACGTGCTAGCAGTGTTTTTGCAGCGTGAGGCACTATTTGCTCCCCTCCTTGCTCCCAAGGGGCTGTAATTTGGAGCGGGTATATGCTATTTGATGCACTGGAAGGAGCAACTGAGGTTGTGCCTCTACCGCCTCCTCCCCAAGCCTGTTACGTTGCTTGtccagctggctgctggggagggaagtAAGGATCATGTAAATAAGGCTACAAAGACTGCAATCTCCACCGCTGCCTCCTATGATGTGATACACAGTGGGGTCCCCGCGCAGGGAAGGACAGGGGACCCCAGCACTTACTTACCCTGTATTTGATGCCAAGAGCGACGGGCACCATGGAGAACTGAGCTGCCTTTCTCACTGCGGTGTCTGCCACACTGAACGCGAAGTGGTCCATCGCCACGACCACCAGCATCAGCATCAGGGCCACAGTGAGGAGCATGGCCTGCACAAGGCACAGCATCACTTCTTCCCGGGACAACTTCAAGCCTGTTGGTCGAATGAGGTTTTTGGATGAGCCCACCAGCAGATGAGCTGTTTTTCTGTCCACAGCTAAACACTCCAGCTTCTTGGTGATGTAAAAATTGTCAAAGCGGAGGTTGGTGAGATAATTTTTCAAATACCAGGTGGACTCAAAACAGAGATAGAGCATGGAGAATCCAGCAACCAGCTTGTTGCCTACTCGTACAGAGTCTTTGACCAGTATCTCAACAGCCAAAAAGTCCCTCCCGATTTTCTCACCAGCAAGGTGCATTTGTTGGTAAATCAAGGAGCTGTTCTTAagcaatgaaaactgaaaatgtccATTCATAGGCCTATAAATATTAATGGAATGAACGGTTTCTTGGATTGCATCCCCAAACTCCCAGGAAGCTGTCTCTAGCAGAGCAGTTGAGTTCAAAAGACTCTCAGAGGAATTCTTGCAGATGCACTTAATAACCTGCAGTATGGTTTTAATGTTGCTTATAATGTTTGGTGTTACGTTAACCACTACTATCATGACGCAGGTTGACAAGAGAAGCTTCCGGCCTTGTTTGGTACCTAACGTAGGCATGATCATACTGAAGACACAACGGGCAGGATGCACCAAGAAAAGGgtcaggagaaggagcagacTGAAGGAGATGGCCATTGCAATGGAGAGATGCCAGGAGTACTCCAGGGAAGCAAACATCCAGTTGTAAAAGAGGCCTCCTATCACCGCTGTAACACAGGAACACTGCAGAAACAGGGTCCACAGCTCTCTGCTGTTTGCTGGGACAGGCTTGGAGTAAACTGACCATAGGTCTGCTGCGGTCCTGCATACCTTTGGGAACAGAAAGTCTTCACAGTAGACACGGGCTCTCATCCTGTAAAAAGAACAAGTACCTGGGTGTTAGCAGAGGAAGTATGGAAATGCACTAATTAGGGGGCTTTTGCGAGATGATCACTCATGGATCTTTGTAATGTCCTTCTCTGAGTGCCACTGGTCTCACTCTTCTCTACTTCTCTGCTAACCTGAGTAGCTGGGACTGAGATCTTCCCTGGAAGCATGCAGGACAGGGAAGTTCAAGGCATTTCTTGAAAGATCAAATACCAAGTACAATGCGACTGCTCCTCCTCTAATGCAAGCACAGGAAAGCATTGTATTATTCtataaaaatcataataaaGTCTTTCAGAGGGGTCAACTCGTTGGCAGTGGCTAAGAGCGGCTTTAGTGGTTATTTAGAGGATgctggagggagaaagaggaggctcctggctgctgtggaAATTGTTAGACCAGCTCTGTAATTACAAGGTATTCAATGAATAAGAGGCAGCTGAATGGGAGtttctgctctccctgcctcttaAGGGGAGaccaaacaaaaatctgcaGGTTTAAGCGTGACACATACAGAACTGATCAGAGAAAACAGTTTCACACTAAAGCTCTAGTGCCAGAGGAAATCTCCAAGGATAAGAATTTGGCCACTGCAGACAGGATGAACTGTCCCATAAAGCTATTTAAATGTCTAATGAAAACAAACGTTTGGGAAGGAATATCATTTCTCAGGCCTCACATCTGGAGTGACTCTCCAGAGACCAGAAAACCTGGTGGGGAGAAGGAGCCTCTCCCCAGGATTAAACATAGCCAGGCgatccccttcttcccccacctgACAGCAGCCTCAGTTACCCTTTGAGGGACAATTTTGACTAGCAAAGGAggtttttcagtggaaaaaggCCATTCAACAGCTATCaagacagagggaaggagagggattAAAGCAGACACTACATacccagcagcagagaggtgcCCCAGTCTTGCTCGAAAACTTTCCATGCTCCAGTGCCTTATTGCTCTGAGAGAGGATCCTGgatgcagctgctgggagacaCAGGATAGGAAACCAAGGCAGCTGGCACCAGAGAGCCaggactcaaaaaaaaaaagacattttaaggCAATTCAGATCAGCAATGCTGACAACTCCTGAAGTGAGTGGGCAAACCTGGTGTGTGAAGCCC
The genomic region above belongs to Gymnogyps californianus isolate 813 chromosome 17, ASM1813914v2, whole genome shotgun sequence and contains:
- the OCSTAMP gene encoding osteoclast stimulatory transmembrane protein, with the protein product MESFRARLGHLSAAGMRARVYCEDFLFPKVCRTAADLWSVYSKPVPANSRELWTLFLQCSCVTAVIGGLFYNWMFASLEYSWHLSIAMAISFSLLLLLTLFLVHPARCVFSMIMPTLGTKQGRKLLLSTCVMIVVVNVTPNIISNIKTILQVIKCICKNSSESLLNSTALLETASWEFGDAIQETVHSINIYRPMNGHFQFSLLKNSSLIYQQMHLAGEKIGRDFLAVEILVKDSVRVGNKLVAGFSMLYLCFESTWYLKNYLTNLRFDNFYITKKLECLAVDRKTAHLLVGSSKNLIRPTGLKLSREEVMLCLVQAMLLTVALMLMLVVVAMDHFAFSVADTAVRKAAQFSMVPVALGIKYRAKIGFLPFLLKLLQRPYEELPLQDFERSYHHYLTFSSAHCRISPPMPPNPSVLLVVGLLFCILYATVFLETYAHRLCRKIAGSFFESWEEKRALYLYKKLSRKHKEEQNCVRN